The window ACCTTTAGATGCATGTGAAAAATAATTCTTAAGGGTTCTTGGCGTGTATTTTATACATTACTGCTGCGCTGAAATGATTTCCACCATTATAGAGACAAAGGAAGGTTTTGCTGGTGTTATTTAggcctgtttattttttttttacaaccttTGATTTACTTGAAATGGATCTGGCAGTTGGCTGCTTATTATCTAATCCTGTCTAACATTGCAGACTGGTGACATATGGCATTATGATGGATTATATTTGGGGGGAGAATGCTTGCCCTTATGAATTTGCGGCAACATGGTTAGTTGAGCTGATGCCaggaattttacatttttggtgGCGGTAATCATCGCAAATACAGCGTTGATCTTAACTCTTAACCTCTTATCTGCAATACATTTCATTGTCCATGAAAACAATATGTCATTTTCTCCACTTCAGGTATCTGCCACTTaaatataaacacaacatttgGAAAGTTTTTGTATGCGTGCAAAACTCTCTAATGGTCACCAGCTTTGCCTCGGGCAGTTACACATGTCTCTGTATCACACCTGTTTGTCAGAGCACATAAGTGACTTGCATTCACATTGGAGATGTCTGCAAATGTAGGAAGATTATTAATAATCCAATGTTCACTGCTATCATAGAGGCAGATTAGAGATGCATGGACAGACGTGGGTTATACTGACAGCGGGCTTATAGGCTTTATGCAGAGCGGCATGCTGGGCCAGTCTGCTGACTGAGTACTTCACACTGCAGCACATAAAGTCAATAAAAGCTTCTCTGAGTTTTCCCACTCAGAGATAAGAAgggattttaagaaaaaaatattaagccATTGTGACATATGTTACAGTGCAGACacataaatgtaaatacttTTTCTCATTCTAAAATTTTGTACCAACATTAAAATTTCCCTACATTTACAAaatatacatgaaaaaaaaaattctgtgttAAAGTTATCTACAGCAAGCATGCGCTAAACACCTAAATGTTAGATGTGTaaccaaaagcaaaaaaatatgtttagagACCAAATACACGTCTTAACAAAGTTAATAGACCACCACCCAGAGTAAGATTTATGCctaaattagcattagcattagcactcaccaaaataattttttaatgtttctgtaaCTGTTAATCCACcagtaaaatataattattgttgttttcaaacattttacaaaaaagcTGAAAGAAATAGTGAAGAGcattcttattattttttttttcaaatgtaggTACTAAATTACAGTTTTTACTTGTATTTCTGTAACAGAAACAAATTCCTTTTTAGTGGTTGAATGTTGTGCTTGATCAGTTTTTGACTTTTCTAAGAATTCCAGTGTGTCAGCTCAAATTTGCCTATAAAAAAGTGAATTTAGTTTGCTATTTGCTTAATAAACACAAGTTACAAGTTTAAACAAAGATTTTATAGATTTGCTGTTATGACAGGTAGTCTAATAGATTTGTTAATCTTAACTATTAAATAGTTAAGATTATACAGGCCTGGattgttaatatttttcctGTGCGAtgtggaaacaaacaaactttaatTTATCTTTAAAATGCATTGATTTTTTTGCCACCCTTTTTTGTCATATAAATTGTCCCTTTATTTCCATTTTGTGTTCACTGCCTCTGCAGTGTTGTGCTGTCTGCTTTTACAGAGCTTTGAATAATTTTTAGTGTCACCAAACTGCAGCTGCATGCATCCAGACACACGGCTCTGACCTCTATCCATTGAACGTCACAGTTTGCACAAATGGACAGTCAGAGAGTGTGTCGCTGCTTTGTAGGTCAAATCGATGATGCTAAAGACACTCGTACTTTTTTGGTGCTCATTTATAGTTAGTGGTAGATATGCTGGCCTCATTGATAGATAAAAGTATGCTGTAATTACATGCTTATAAAGCCAGAGACGGACAAGCAtcatctgtatttatttataaagatcATTGGAATAAAggtgaataaaaacagaagtaaTGGAAAAGCTTCTTGAATTTTTGTCAGCACTAATTGATGGCTCAAGATGAATGTCATATACTTTATATATGATCTATATAAAATGCTGATGTTGTAATTGAAAGAGATCTGCCATCACAACTGTTTGGGTTTAAACTGTAagaaacaaatgtttaaaattgtgggtaaaattacaaaatagcGTATTGCATGGACTGTCTTGTAATTATAAAGCAGTTTTTGTCATTCACAGAAATAACTATttagaaattattaaaaaataagtaaataaaaacctcaaaaaacaaaaataaaaaaaacaaaaaaaccaggAATTTCTttggaaaatcttttttttccccttttactgTCATTTAATTTATCTGTAATaactttggtgtagtatgaatggccatGGAGATGGTCTTTATCATTAGAAAATACTGTGATGCCTTTTAAAAAGATGAAATTCTGCTTTAACACTATGCTTTACTGAGTTTAGTGCAAATGTAATCATGCTATCATGCTAAAATGTGAACGTTCCTAGTATGTGCTCTGCTGTATAAGTACAGATTTACCAAGCCACAGTCATGCCTCACTTCGTCTTTTTAACATCTGTCATTCAATATAGTGCACATTATTGCCTTGATTGAAACTCCTTTTAATGTATAGTTTTCCCATAGTTTCCCATTGAAGTTAATGGCATGTATTTTGAACTAAAAGACCAATTTGCGTCATCTGGGTCAATGGTGGGGTCTAATGACGTCTAATGAACCCCTACAGAATGCATTAGTTGTCATTAATTGACTTCAGATAGCAGGTACAGAGTGCACATAGTGACAGATCAGTCAATGCAGGTTAATGGAAGAGTTTTTTCCTGGTAGAAGGTCTATAATCACCACCAGATCGCTATGAGGGCTTCCTGTATGGTAGAAAATTAAATTAAGCTTAATCCTGAAACATGGCTGTCAGAGCATCTTTGATTAACTACACGATGTTTTAGTGATTTAGTGACAGCTCAGGCTTCAAtttatatttgtcttttttttttgttgttattgcaCTGTTGCAGTTTCATTCTATGGAGATGGCTACATCTACCTGCGGACAGTTGAGACGTCCATACAGACGTTAATCCATGTTCGATTTCGAACCTCCAGTCAGTCAGGGCTGCTGTTTTTGGCAGCAGGACACACAGACTTCATGCTTCTGGAGCTGATCTCTGGGTACCTGCAGGTAGGAGGTTATAACACAGAAGAAACTAATCTTCTTTATctcaaagacacaaaaaatgtGAGACAAAGTGTATCACTGTGAGACAAGGTAAGATAAAGGCTATATCCATTTCAATAAAATGGCTACGGATTAGTGAAAACTGTCCAGGGGCTGacgtaaaaagaaagaaaaaaaaaaagggtaaaaattGTCCCTCAGGCCATTTTAGCTCATTAAATATGCTGGAATTCACTATCCAGAAGAAGACCAGACAGAAGATTAAACCCAGAAACCTTGGCGTCAAATTGCTCAgcgagtggggaaaaaagtaacCCCCCTGGCACCGCTTTAATTCCAGACAAGTTCATACACGAGTGAGGTTAAGAGAGAAAACCACAATAGCTTAATAAAAATACCAAGTACAAGTCACTGGTGCTGTTAGAGAGATCTCAGTTGCATTTCTATTTGTGGAAAAGccttcattttcttcattttgtttttttatgtacaCACATATTCAACATGTGATGTGTGATATTTCGGCTTTACTTGCAACTTTTTTGAGTTTAtgaactttttcctttttcgcTTTCCCCCTTTATCCTCAGGTGCGTCTTGATCTGGGCTCAGGTGAGCATTCGTTGCGCTCAGAAAAGGGCATCCATCTCAGTGATCTGGCGTGGCACACTGTGGATCTCACCCACACCCGTCATAATATCACTATGACTGTGGACCAGAACTCCCACACCGGCCTACAAATAAAGGGACCAGATCTGGAGCTCGGTGTGGAGGATGGACTCCTTGTTGGCGGGACAGCTGGATTAAAACATCTCTATCTTCACAACATCTCCTCTGGGTTTAGGGGTTGCATGGACGAAGTTGTCTTCAATCAACATGACTTACTGTCCAGTCTCAGGCCACATTCTGGGTACAAGACCGTCCATGAGGTATCTCTGGGCTGTAGTCCACAGTTTTCTGCAACAGAAGAAGATCCTGTCAGTTTTTTCAGCTCAAAAGCGTTTATGTCACTCCCACCGTGGGATGTGCTTCAAGAGGGAGTGTTTGAATGTGAACTACATcctgctgcaaaagaagaagaagacggcATTGTCCTTTATAGCTCTGACAATCAGGGAGGGTTTGTTGCCATTGAGATCGTACGTGGTCATCTGGTGGCTTCGGTAGGAGGTGGAGAGGGAAGTAAAACTGAGCTGCATTCTTTAACAAATGTAAACAGCAACCACACCTGGTACACCATCCAGCTTCACTTGCTGCCTCACAGTGTTCAGCTGAAGATAGGCAAAGAGCTGGTGAAGGCCAGTCTGAGCCCAGAGATTCAGGTCATCCAGCTCACGGGGCCTCTCTTCGTAGGAGGGCTGGATGAAGCAGCTTGGGGACAAGCAAGGCGAGCTGGATTGATTTCTGTTCCAtctggaggagaaggaggaggctCCTTTAAAGGCTGCCTCCGTGAAATCAGGGTGAACACTCAAAAAACAGGCCTACCTCATGCCACAGTCACCAAGGATGTCACTGTGGGCTGTAAGACAGGGCAGGCTCCACAGAGAGCAAGTCTCACCAGTCCAACAGGTCTTCCTGGGGTTGATATCACAACTGCACAGACTAACACGAAGAGGAGCCCTAACTTCCTGATGCTGAGGAAACTAGAAGTATCTGAGGGAGGCCGGGCACCTCTTGAACCAAAACACATAAAGGTAGTGCTGATCTGTCTTttgagtttagtgttttttaagtaatcatgaaaataaaaataagcagcACCGATATATAATTCTCTTTGGACTCTTTGCCAGGTGAATCTGGACTTCCGTAAACTGGGCATTCATCCATCCCAGTTTATGTTCCGCGTTGAGGAACAGCCTGTTCATGGCCAGCTCCGGTTGGACCTGAGTCCAGATCCCGACAGGATTTTGGACGAGGGCCAGGAGAGGACCATCACGATAGGAATTGAGGAGAAGGACCGGACGTTCAGTATGCTGGACCTCTGGCAGGGCAGGGTGATGTACGTTCACAGCGGCTCAGAGGACCAGAGTGACTTCTTCACATTTTCAGTCTTCTCCAGCAATAAGAAGGAGCTTCCTGTGTTTCTCAAGGGCAACCGTCTGCACCAGTTCGAAATTAGCATCAGTCCTGTGAACGATGCCCCTGTGCTCAGCCTGCCAGAGGGAAACTATTTTACTCTACTCGAGAAGTCCAGACGACAGGTAGGTACAGCAAAATGTCTGAGTATTTGCATTAATTATACATATGAAGATCAAAATTAATGCATTCACAATTCCCCCAGCTGACTACAGATGTGCTGAGAGTGCTAGACCCTGACAGCAGTCCTGAGGAGCTTGTTTTCAGCTCCCTGGGAAACCTCAACACTGAGGCTGGATACCTTGAGCATCAGGATTACCCTGGCAGGTTGGTATTACGGCTTATAAAGCTTTAATAGGGCATTGCAAATCTTTTTAGATCCAGATACTGAGCTCTTTTGTGGAAGTGGCTGTTTGTGTATAATTAAGAAGAAACCCTGGGAAGAAAATATTGCTGCTTTCTCTTTATGACAGCTTCTCCTTTTGCCATAGCATAAGAGTTTTATTGTAATATTACTTGTTTGTGTGGTCACTTTATACATCAGTATATTTTGCAGCATTACATAAATATTACATTACATAAACATGTAAGTcattcctaaacagttaatgtaATACTTTTGTTTTACCCCTTGCGTTAAGGCTGAAAGCCTGCCCTTCAGTCACATCTTGATTGCTAGATTTAAGGCAAAACTAcaataaaatgtgcaaaaatatgtggatgcttttttttaatcataaaatGTGGAATAATAATCAGGCGCAAGATTTAAAAAGTTCAGTACTATACAACATATGATCAAACCCATAAAAAAGTcctcctttttaaaatttggacCGATATCAGTGCTGTTGCTACTTTAAGATCGGGCTGTGGAAATCCCATTCTGAGCATTTGCACTCTCTCGTGTGTCTTGACAAATTTGACCAAACTGACAAAACTAAAATTATATCAGTGCTGATTATTGAGAACATGTCTCCCAAATTTTGTATTTCTGATGATGAGATTTTGTGTTAAAGAGTCCTTCCAAAACTTCCTGAGTCCAGATGTGGAGAGTATTTCTTCGAAGCTGGGCCAAGCCCCTCATCTGGTAAAGTGGTTGTTAGTAAGATTTTTTCACAGACATTGCACcaagtgacaaaaacaaattgaaccAATTTGTTTCATCCACTTGCCTTGGACGAAGTCATTTGAGTTAGTAAGCAGTATTATTCTAATTTTTTCCCCTAGTTTTCATTTTACTACAGCTTTAAACTAcaacatttgttgttgtttgttttgaccTCCAAGGTGATCTTGGAGGTCAACACAGTGGAAACAGTAGCTAGCACTGTCCTCACAGAGTAGGAAGATTCAGGGACCTTTtaatgtggagtttgcatgttctctctgtgCTTTGGTTTTCTCTTGATAGTCTGGCTTCATCCCATAGTGCAAACTAGCGACCTATCCAACATGTAACCCATGTCGTGTATGAGTGAATGAGGACCGCTAACAGGAAAAAGCAGACAGAACTAAACTAAATATAAGGGAGTTTACACAGAAACACTAAGGGCATATACCCAGGTGAAACAATAAACAAGAAGCAAGCAAGAATCAAACTAAAGATATTTAGTAATTAACAGAACTTGAAagatcaaaaacacaaaatagtgGGTCAAAGACCCAGGAACACGACACCTGCCTCCCCCACTATGACAACTGGGCTAGGCTTCAGCTCCACCACGACCATAACCTGGTTAGGAAAGAAAAAATGGAAATTTGGCATTTAACATTAATGCTTCTTATCTTCCAGGCCCATCAACTTGTTCTCCCTAAACGATCTAGAGGAGGGTAAGATCAGCTTTATCCACACAGGGGTCTCAACTTCCAGGCTGGCTCTTAGGGTTAGTGACGGGCAGAAGGTGAGTAAAATAGCagcttgtctttttttcttatcttaTGTCTTATCCTCTCAGATGGTATTTTGCCTCTTCCCTCTCCTTTTGTCAGGTAAGCAACACAGTAGTTTTGAGGATAATAACCGTGCCACTCGAAGATAAACTGGTGAACAACACCGGACTGGAGGTGAACCAAGGCGAAGCTTCAGTCATCACCACCAATCACCTTGCGGTACAAGTTAATGTGGCTGACCCCACAGTAGAAATCTGGTATAATGTTACAGAGTTCCCACAATATGGCGAGCTCCAGAGGTTGCACTCAAGCGGCGAATGGAAGCCAGCGACCTCTTTCTCCCAGAAACTTCTGGAAAAAGAACGGGTTCGATACCTCAGCACCTACCGTGGCTTACAGATGCAGAATAACATCACAGACcactttaaatttaaagtcaGTATCGGTTCCCTGGCTAAACAAGAGGCTGTTTTCCCCATCGCGGTACGATGGATTCACTTCAAGATCACACGGAGTAAGATGGAGCTCAATGGCGTTCAGGCTGctgttctcactcccgaggacCTCCATGTGATTTCTAAGGGTGTTAAGCTCAGTGAGAGTGACCTCCATTTCAGGATGGTAACGGTACCCAAGAAAGGTCAGCTTCTCCTCAACAACAAGGTCCTACAAAGGAACTCAACCTTCAGCCAGAGGAACATCAGTGATGGTTTGGTAAGGTACGAGCTAATCAACCGGCAACATGACGACACGAGAGACACGTTCAgctttcaggtgttttcagctCACTCCAACTCAACAACTTACGACTTCAGAATCAACATCAAAGCCGAGTCGACCACCGTCACTGTGATAAGCAAAGGTCTCTCAGTCATGGAAGGAGGGAGTAAAGTAATCACCAGAGATATTCTGTTCACTCACACAGCGAGTAACCGGGAGGTCCTCTACAACATTATAGAGAAGCCCAGGCATGGGCACATAAGGCGGATCAACCTCTCCAACTCAACTTCAATTAACGACAACATTATGGCATTCACAAATCAGGATATAACTGAGGAAAGGATCATGTACGTTCACGACGACAGTGAAACTAAGCAGGATTCTTTCACATTTCAGATAGTGGTTTACAAAGCTCACAAACACGCGAACAAGAAAGAGGACGGAAACGCAGAACAACACACCTTTAATATCTCAGTGCAGCTCGTCAATGATCAGAGGCCCGTCAGGGTTGTGGATAAAGTTTTCCACGTGGCACGGGAGGGGCAGAGATTGGTGACGCTAAGTGACCTTCGTTATCGTGATGATGACTCAGATTTCGAGGACAGCTGGTTGGTGTACACACGGAGGGGGATCCCCATGGGAGAGTTGGTGCTGGCCAGTGATCCTAGCCACAAGTTGTATGAGTTCACACAGCGTGACCTCGAACAGGTAAGAGTAATAATGGTATCTTTTATagtttgtatattttttataaagCCTGCTGATGCTTTTTTTTATCGTTGGTCATGATGGCCTCCTGCTTTTTCTCATCTCAGAAAAAGGTGCTGTTTGTCCACAAAGGAGTGAGTTTTGGGCGTTTTGTGCTTTTCGTATCTGATGGGAAGCATTATGTTTCAACGCTGTTGGAGGTGAttattctcttttttgttttgtttttttggtttaatAACAATGACAGGAAGGGTAATGTTGCAGTCACGCTGAGGAAACCTGGTTGGAGATGCCCACAAAGTTATTACGAGCATGTGCAATGTGATCTTGTTGCCATTAAATCGTTGTATTGAAGACGAGGACCAAGTCTGCGGTGACTGGCAGTCAGTTGCTGACTTCAACAGTGACAGTGATAAAACATCAATAAAACTGAGTCAGTCTGCCAGCAGTTTATAATTGATTGGTTTCAATTTGGCAATTACACACAATCTATTTTCAAATCTGTTTCTGTTCGCAAGCACAGAAAtctacattaaacagaaattatttttaactgCTAAATTACAAAGGCACTCAGCAGCCTTGCCTTCCTCTGGGAAGCCAGTTGGTTACTTGCAATCTGAAAATTTGCAATGCAATCATCGGGCAACTATTGATTTTTTCCGAGTCACATGGAGGGTGCTGTCCTGTTTTGCCTCGACTGTGATTGAACCATTAGACTCATGATtggcacaaatataaaaaaGCTGAGTAAACCAAGCAGTAGAAATCTGGCAAAGATACAGATTAGGCACTCACTATAAATTCCTATGTGAtgtgatttatttcatttctattCATACCGTTTATTTGAGAAGACACTTTAGTGTGAAAATAATGAAGTTCATGTTAGCATGATTGGTCTTCTTTTTGCTGTGGGGTGCAGGTGATGGCGCAGGATCCTTACCTGCAGGTGGAGAACAACACAGGCCTCATGGTCCAGCAGGGTGGGATCACGACCCTGACCACTGCTAACCTCAGTGTCTTCAGCAACCTTGACATCAGAGACCCACACGAAGTGACGTTTGAGGTCTTCATCCCACCTAAACATGGCGTGATCTGCTTTATTGACAGAGAGAGCGGGATTATAACAGACGCAGATGCAATTTCAATATTCACCCAGCGAGACTTGATAGCAGGGCGCCTGGTATATCGCCATGATGGCAGCCACAAGTTGTCGGATAGCTTTAATGTGACAGCAAGAGCTAGAGAAAGGAGCACAGAGAGGCAGGTGGAAAGAGGGAAGAGGGAGGTACATCTAGACATTGGAGTTTCGGTAAAGATTTACCTGGAGAGTCATCAGAGGCCACCAACAGTCAGAAACAACCAGCCAGTGGTGGTGGAAGAGGGACAGAATATCTCTATAAGCAGGGACAACTTAGAGGTAAGCAAAGCCAAGATCCTCACATATGCAGGTAAATTCTCTGATTATAAAATATGTTTAGTTTCATATTCAGCATCActtttgtgattttctttttctttttttaaccaggTGGTCCATGAAGACAGTCAGCCCTCAGAGATAGTTTTTACTGTGCACAGTCTTCCCACAGTTGGCATCATTCAGAGGTTGTCCACTGACAACAAGCATCAACGCATGAATGGAGGACAGCACTATAAAGTAGGTACCTCTATAAGAGACATTTAAATGGAAACTGTCCGACAAAGTAAAGTAGGCTAagagatctcaaaaagcaacatcATGGCACAATCTGAAGGAGCTCAAgtacagctgagaaacaaagtcactgacatctgttAGTCTGGAAAAGGTTACAAATGCATTTCTAAGGCTTTTCAGGCTAAAACTTTAAATATACAAGAATAAAAACTCATAGCTGATTCCTCCAGTGTCCCTTGGCGCAAATCACTTATATTAAGAGGACACTGATTGAAAAGGGTTGTCAGATATAGATCACACCATTGTTACATGCCAAACTATTCCCTTGTCTCATTTCCTGTCACTTAGtgtttggtaaatggactgattcttatatagcgcttttctactctcccggagtactcaaagcgctgtatacaacatgccacattcacccaatcacacccattctccCATGCTCTAACgctaaactgagtgctttttctaacaacattcacacacattcacactctgatggacgcatcggagagcaacttggggttagtatcttgcccaaggatacttggcatgcagactggaggagccagggatcgaaccaaccttccgatcagcaGGTGACCTGctgtacctcctgagctacagccactccTGTTTCATTCTGTGATACTTATACTGTCAAAACTGGCCCACAAAAGTTGCACAGCACATTATTAAAGTATTTAATGGGTCACAATGAGGCTGCAGTCAAGGGGTCTGTTCACTCTCTCCCTCCATGCAGGGTATCAAAAAGCAGTCAACACCCACATTCACCCAGGAGGACCTGAACCAGGGCTTGGTCATCTATCAACAGCAGACCGCAGGAAGCACCAATGATTCTGTTCTGTTGGAAGCAACCAATGGGGTGACAAAGGTTGGACCTATCAGGCTGGAGATTGATATCATCCCAATCCTGCTTCCTCTGCAGGTAGAATCCTAAAAAGGTCAAACGGAGGTCAACTTACCAAAGCAGAAAGCAGTCAGTCACTACTTTCTTCTACACATTTTTTGTTTAGGTGTCCGACTTGACCCTAGATGAGGGGTCTTCTCTGccgctgacctctgacatcattAAAGTCGCCAGCCATCACTTCTCTGGGATGAACTTCCTGTATCAGGTCATCAATCCACCACGACATGGACATTTGGAGCACAGCCGCATTCCAGGGATGCCTATCACGgctttcacacacactgaggtttgACCGAACGCACTCAAAAACCAAGTTTGATTACACATGTAGCTCTTAAAGACTGAAAGACTCCATGCGTTCATGTCAGAGGCATCAAAAAGCAGGAAAAGACCCTTTTTACTAGAAGGGCAATCAACACAACCATGTGTTAAAATTTTGAAAACATTTAAtgggttctttttttaataatttctcaCAAATGGAGCAAACTAGGACACAGGAACAGTTGGTCATTTAATGGGTTCATCTCATGGGTGACATGGTGCTGCAGTGGTTGGCACCATTGCCTGACAGCATGAAGATCCTGGGTTTGTCCACTAGCCAGTGAGGCCTTTATGTTTGTCTAAGTCCTCTCATACTCTCTCACAGTCCGAAGACATGCATAtaaggttaactggtgattttacattggctgtaggtgtgagtGGTTATCCTCTGTCTCTTGCCCTATGGTCGCATTGATTGGCTCTATTCCAACCATGACGTTGTattggataagtggaaaaaaatagatGTTTTCTTCTTATACCCATGTTCTACCTGTTCACAAAACTTGTATAATCTTCATGGCTGATACTCAGGTCAAACATCCCTGATCAGGTCATGTATTTTGCAAATAAAATCTAACATGAAATATACAAAAGATACACTTTCCGTTGACCTGCTGACCTTGAGCACAATCACCCTACAACAATACCTGGCAGATCTTTCCTTAAATTAAATGTAGCGCTCATCTTTGTGATAAAATGCTTCATACTATGATGTGAGCTATCATTTCATTGGATTCGTTTGTTCCATTTTCCACACAACATCTGTTTTTAGGTGGAACGGGAGTACATTTCCTACATCCACGACGGCAGTGACACCCTGAGAGACAACTTCACCATTGTGGCAAACCAGACGGAAACCAGGAAACACAGCCTGCCGTGCACCGTTCACATCAACGTCACACCTGTCAATGATGAGACCCCGGTGATTACAACCAACCACGGACTGAAGGTGGGAAATGTCCACACATTGATAAGAAGAGTCAACACAATTACTATTTTCAGCTAAAATTACTTAAAAGACACACTTAAATCAAAAAGTCATGAAACAGCTTTTTTATTAGTgcatattaaaacaaacaaaatgtatcTATGTaactatatat is drawn from Pelmatolapia mariae isolate MD_Pm_ZW linkage group LG7, Pm_UMD_F_2, whole genome shotgun sequence and contains these coding sequences:
- the LOC134630954 gene encoding chondroitin sulfate proteoglycan 4-like is translated as MGSVLADVFLLLLVSTGHVYGVSFYGDGYIYLRTVETSIQTLIHVRFRTSSQSGLLFLAAGHTDFMLLELISGYLQVRLDLGSGEHSLRSEKGIHLSDLAWHTVDLTHTRHNITMTVDQNSHTGLQIKGPDLELGVEDGLLVGGTAGLKHLYLHNISSGFRGCMDEVVFNQHDLLSSLRPHSGYKTVHEVSLGCSPQFSATEEDPVSFFSSKAFMSLPPWDVLQEGVFECELHPAAKEEEDGIVLYSSDNQGGFVAIEIVRGHLVASVGGGEGSKTELHSLTNVNSNHTWYTIQLHLLPHSVQLKIGKELVKASLSPEIQVIQLTGPLFVGGLDEAAWGQARRAGLISVPSGGEGGGSFKGCLREIRVNTQKTGLPHATVTKDVTVGCKTGQAPQRASLTSPTGLPGVDITTAQTNTKRSPNFLMLRKLEVSEGGRAPLEPKHIKVNLDFRKLGIHPSQFMFRVEEQPVHGQLRLDLSPDPDRILDEGQERTITIGIEEKDRTFSMLDLWQGRVMYVHSGSEDQSDFFTFSVFSSNKKELPVFLKGNRLHQFEISISPVNDAPVLSLPEGNYFTLLEKSRRQLTTDVLRVLDPDSSPEELVFSSLGNLNTEAGYLEHQDYPGRPINLFSLNDLEEGKISFIHTGVSTSRLALRVSDGQKVSNTVVLRIITVPLEDKLVNNTGLEVNQGEASVITTNHLAVQVNVADPTVEIWYNVTEFPQYGELQRLHSSGEWKPATSFSQKLLEKERVRYLSTYRGLQMQNNITDHFKFKVSIGSLAKQEAVFPIAVRWIHFKITRSKMELNGVQAAVLTPEDLHVISKGVKLSESDLHFRMVTVPKKGQLLLNNKVLQRNSTFSQRNISDGLVRYELINRQHDDTRDTFSFQVFSAHSNSTTYDFRINIKAESTTVTVISKGLSVMEGGSKVITRDILFTHTASNREVLYNIIEKPRHGHIRRINLSNSTSINDNIMAFTNQDITEERIMYVHDDSETKQDSFTFQIVVYKAHKHANKKEDGNAEQHTFNISVQLVNDQRPVRVVDKVFHVAREGQRLVTLSDLRYRDDDSDFEDSWLVYTRRGIPMGELVLASDPSHKLYEFTQRDLEQKKVLFVHKGVSFGRFVLFVSDGKHYVSTLLEVMAQDPYLQVENNTGLMVQQGGITTLTTANLSVFSNLDIRDPHEVTFEVFIPPKHGVICFIDRESGIITDADAISIFTQRDLIAGRLVYRHDGSHKLSDSFNVTARARERSTERQVERGKREVHLDIGVSVKIYLESHQRPPTVRNNQPVVVEEGQNISISRDNLEVVHEDSQPSEIVFTVHSLPTVGIIQRLSTDNKHQRMNGGQHYKGIKKQSTPTFTQEDLNQGLVIYQQQTAGSTNDSVLLEATNGVTKVGPIRLEIDIIPILLPLQVSDLTLDEGSSLPLTSDIIKVASHHFSGMNFLYQVINPPRHGHLEHSRIPGMPITAFTHTEVEREYISYIHDGSDTLRDNFTIVANQTETRKHSLPCTVHINVTPVNDETPVITTNHGLKVWVGSVTEITTGDLSAEDTDTPPEGLEFIVTPPSNGHLALKSAPSRHILNFTQSHIEGKQLVFVHNGAPSGGFHFQVNDGLNFAPRQIFSTTAHSLILTLQRNHPMEVYPGSVTPISDKELQVVTNIADGNIRRNQSVVFAVTSPPKLGRLVRRMPDNSTRNVSTFTQSMLDDGVILYDQNKPESVGWSAADTFSFTVSLPPASLPPHTFTILISYQANEHHDSPQHKTRLLNNAGAVVAEGGRVTIDRSKLDASNLLGKIPESRRKDHHIMYRVISFPRYGILSIRGHNLTRNQPDFSQVTLNKFGITYFHDDSETTSDSFTFRAWVAPLDLPSSSSSSSLSAFSSDSSSSSSSFSSLYSASSSAFSSLDTVSHHHVKDTTGVIEMFNITVTPVNDQPPLIRSRAPSMKVVVGERAVLGPNSLQVEDHDTPPEELHYLVISKPNNGYLTLGERPEPVTSFTQYDVNHGRLHFIQQGDPSTGVFYFNVTDGHHRPLYKLFSLEVIKPSVSIVNNTGLSLIQGRTTVVLTTNQLAAQTNGQSRATVSYTVTTPPRHGRIAINDQEVTTFRHEDLQFGRVVYHMTDLSESEDTFQMSVSASSPGVNYGNVTATVKVTVRPLIYLREPVRVPSGIAVKLGKAMIDASELARISRANPVFEVLSPPKHGKLVKITYDPNRASEVLKSFTFRDVVQGRVAIEENLSDSDNQLHNNESTLTTAQVHAPATPLNDSFSFLVRSGNVQPAKGELHFTILPHHQMRHGPGGFNKIDKIGREHTTARLPAHNRTTAGGAGREGGRGGSTAHGEVTVGLHPHILSHKHHNRTHHKLRPHNRLGNHTRNGSPGGRSKSSIEGAGGGHSHAPQPHTPSIPEKHGPENPPDTQLIHVEVLPRPASDPLLIILPLLACLLLIIILIVLILVFRHRKEKQARLRLVQELAAVPVPNEDSPYLGRPERSVAMPSVMVTPLGSASCPTSPRVPTSPRRSLAPGMTFWGPFEADLAGGDGNIRGCNSNERDNTTSSNPLPRTAGFRTSVRSRSPTPTLKESQYWV